AGCATAAGCACCGATATTGACTGAGAAGGCAATAATTGCAGTTGGGAAAGGCTCGAGTTTAATGCCGACTTCAGGCAATCCATAGAAAATAATAAAAATCTGCACAAGCATTGGCGTACCACGAATAATAGAAATATAAGCGCGACAAATACTTTGCAAAAGTTTAGTCATAAAATTTGGATGAGGAAGCGTACAAATTACGGCAACAATTACCGCAATAAATAAACCACAAAAAAAGGAAATAACGGCTAAGGGAATCGTATATAAAATTGCGCCTTCCAACATAGGCCAAAACGAGCTGATTACATAATCAGCTCGTTCTGCACTCATAAATGGAAGACTCGCTAACAAATTATTGAGTAATGTCATCACCAAACCATTTAATTGAAAGTTGTTTTAATGTACCGTCTTGGCGTAGTTCATCTAGTGCTTTATTCACTTTTGCAATCAGTTCTTCTTCACCTTTCAAAAATGCAAAACCTGTTGGAATTTTCTTATCGCTCTCAACAGCAATTTTTAAACCTGCATTTGGTTGTTTTTTGAAATAATCAAGCACAGCTAATTTATCATTCACTGTTGCATCAACACGCTCTTGTTTGACTGCTTCAAGATTTTGCGCAAGGCTATCTATTGTCACAATAATCGCACCATTATCACGAGCATCTTTGCTCCAGTTACTCGTTGCTGATTGAGCTGATTTTTTACCTTTTAAATCAGAGAAAGTCTTAATGCTGTTATTATTTTCTTTAGTCACAATAACGCCAGCAGAATAATTATAAGGAGCAGAATAATCATATTTTTTTAAGCGCTCTGGACTTGGATTCGTTTGGTTTGCAATAACATCGAATCGTTTCGCATTCAAACCTGCATACATTCCATCCCAAGCAGTTTCTTTAAATTCAATTTTCAAACCTAATTTTTCTGCCACTTTCTCAATGATTTCTACATCAAAACCGGTCAACTTGCCGTCTTTACCATGAAAAGTAAATGGCGCATAAGTACCCTCAGTTCCCACTAATAAAGTTTTAGTTTTTTCAACGCGGTCAGCAATTTCACCAGCGTGAGAAAATGTTGAGAAAGCAATACCAGCGCTTAAAAGTGCGGTTGTAAAAAGTAATTTTTTCATTTTTTCTTCCTTGTGTTGTGTTTGTCTAAGCATGATTATAAAAACCAAACTTATGAAAAAACAAGATTATTTATTTATAGTTTATAAATTTTAGTTATAAAAAAGCGATATGACTGATTACTATCAAAATAAAAAAGTAATCTACCGCACTTTCTTATAGAAAAACAGGTTTCTAAACAATGTGTTCAATCTACTCTTATAAAATTTCAGTAAAAAAATGCCTTTCTAAAGAAAGGCATTAATAGAAATTTAAGATTATAAATAAACTTGTAATTTCTAATAGAAAAGTAGCGTACCTAATTACGCTTCATCACTTCCAGAAAAACGCTCAATTTTCGCACCTAGGCCTTGTAATTTATCTTCGATATGCTCATAACCACGATCGATATGATAAATACGATCTACAACAGTCTCACCTGTTGCGATACAACCTGCAAGAACTAAACTGATTGATGCGCGTAAATCTGTCGCCATTACTTCGGCGCCAGATAACTGTTCAACACCGTGACATACCGCAGTATTCCCTTCAATTTCTGCTTTTCCGCCCATGCGAATTAATTCAGGAATATGCATAAAACGATTTTCAAAAATCGTTTCAGTAATAATACTTGTGCCCTCTGCCACCATATTTAATAAGGTGAATTGAGCCTGCATATCAGTAGGGAAACCTGGATGTGGCGCAGTGCGAATATTCACTGCTTTAGGGCGATTTCCAAGCATATCTAAAGTGATACTATTCTCAGTAACATCAACTTGAGCGCCAGCTTCACGAAGTTTATCAATCACTGCATCTAAGGTATCAGCCTTAGTATTTTGACAAACAACACGACCGCCCGAAATTGCTGCGGCAATTAAGAATGTACCCGTTTCAATACGATCTGGCACGACACTATGCTCACAACCAGTTAAACGTGCAACACCTTCAATCGTAATGTGATCAGAACCTGCACCAGATATTTTCGCACCCATTTTATTAAGGAAGTCAGCGGTATCTACAATTTCAGGCTCACGAGCCGCGTTTTCAATCACAGTGGTTCCTTTCGCAAGCGTTGCTGCCATCATAATAGATAAAGTTGCACCTACGCTCACTTTTTCCATGACAATGCGAGTGCCCACAAGACGATCTAATACTTGTGCTTTTACATATCCCTCTTCGAGAACGATGTCAGCGCCTAATTTTTCTAAACCACTAATATGGAGATCAACTGGACGAGCACCGATAGAGCAACCACCAGGTAACGATACTTGGCCTTGATGAAAACGAGCAACCAAAGGCGCCAATGCCCAAATTGAAGCACGCATGGTTTTAACCAATTCATAAGGGGCAGTGAAATGATCAATATTCGATGCATCTAATAAAACTGCACCAGTTTCATCACGATCTACCACCACGCCTAATTTACGTAAAATTTTCAAAGTGGTTTCAATATCTTTAAGTGCAGGAACATTCGTGAGTTTAACGGGTTCTGTTGCCAAAATAGCGGCAAAAAGAATTGGAAGTGCGGCATTTTTTGCACCTGAAATATTCACGGTTCCACTTAAACGAGATTGCCCATAAACACGAAATTTTTCCATTTTTTGAATCCTTAATTAAGTTGGTTTAATGCACGATCACGTTTCCACTTTTCAGTGGTATAAGTTTTAATTGTTAACGCGTGAATTTCGCCAGTAGTAAAATAAGCCATTAACGGAGCATAAATTGTTTGTTGTTGTTTTACGCGAGAAAGTGCAGCAATTTCATCACTCACTACAATCACGCCAAAATGCGCATTTTCACCTTGAGCATAAACCTCTTCTACGTTTAGCGCATCTTTTAAAATTCGTTCAATTTCTTGAAGTTCCATCAAATTTCCGTTTAATTAAGATCTGTAAAATTTGCGATCCAATCAGACAAACCAACAAGATCTGCAAGGGTTAATAATTGTTTTGGTGGATAAACTAATCGCACTGTTTTGTTAAGCTTTTGACACTCTTGTAAAAAATCACAAAGAGCTGCAAAACCTGCTGAATCAATATGTTGAATACCAGACAAATCCCATTCAACAACTTTTTTATCCAGCGCATTAGCTGATAAAAAAACATCACGTTGCTGCCACATAGGCAACAACGTGTTGCGAGATAGCTCCCCTGACAAAAGGAGCGCTATCTTATCATCATTTTTCTTTAAATCCCAATTTAACATGGCAACAAGATTATTTGCTTAATGTTACAGGTTGGGCTGCTGATTTTTGTACTTGTGCAGTTAATGCATCAATGCCATGTTGACGTAAGATACCACTCCATTCTTGTTGTTTTGTCACAACCATGCTCACGCCCTCAGCAACCATGTCATAAGCTTGCCATTCGCCAGTTTTACTATTTTTACGCCATTTAAAATCTAATTTAATTGGCGCAGCTCCATTAACTTGAATGATATTCACACGAATATTTACTAAGTTTTTATCGCCTAATGCTTTTTCTGGCTCGATCTGGATTTGTTGATTTGAATATGCCGTTAATACTTGTGCATAAGCTTGTTCAATAAAATCACCAAAAGCTTTAAAGAATTTTTCACGTTGTTCAGGTGTAGTAGATTTGAAATGAGAACCTAAAACTAAAGAACCTGCATAATTGACTTGAACATAAGGCAGCAAATCATTACGAACGATAGTACGTAGATAATTTGGATTCTTTTTAATCTGGCTTTGATTTGCCTGAATATCAGAAAACAATTTATCTGACGCTTGTTGCATCAATATATAAGGGCTTGTTTCAGCCATAGCAGTACCAGCAGCAAAAAGTGCGGTAAATACTAAGGTTAAAATTGCAAACCATTTTTTCACTTGGAAAAATTTCATCATAAATCTCCTAAATAAATGTTAGTTGTTATTGCCCTGTAGGCTCAGTCTTTTCACTGTTACCATCAGATTTTTTATCGCCGTAAAGGAATTGGCCGATTAAATCCTCCAACACCATAGCAGATTTTGTGTCTTGAATTTGGCTACCCTCTTTAAGCATAGCCGATTCACCATCATCAAATCCCATTGTTAATGCAATATATTGCTCACCCAATAAGCCAGATGTCTTAATTGATAAAGAACTGTTTTCTGGGATTTCATTATATTCCTGATTAATTGCGATACTGACTTTTGGTAAATAGCTTTTTTCATCAAGTGTAATACCGCTCACGCGCCCAATAACCACTCCACCAACTTTTAATGGTGCACGTACTTTAAGTCCACCAATATTATCAAAAGTTGCCGTCACAGTATAAGATTTCGTCTCACCAAAACCTTGTACGTTGGCTACGCGTAAACCTAAAAAAACTAAGGCGCCAATACCAAGTAATAAAAATAACCCTACCCAAAATTCATATTTAATTGTTTGTCTCATAAAAAATCCTTAACCTGCTCCAAACATAATAGCAGTTAAAATAAAATCTAATCCTAGAACAACAAGAGAGGCATGAACAACTGTTCGTGTTGTAGCTTGGCTGATACCTTCTGATGTTGGCATACAATCATAACCATTAAAAAGCGCAATCCAAGTCACGGCTACAGCAAAGAAAATCGCTTTAATAAAGCCATTTAAAATATCATAGCTCCAACTCACGGAATTTTGCATCACAGACCAAAAGCTACCTGAATCAACACCTTTCCAATCCACACCAACTAAGGAACCACCCCAAATACCAATTGCGATAAACAAGATTGACAAAATTGGCATGGAAATAACTCCTGCCCAAAAACGAGGTGCAATCACTCGACGTAAAGGATCAACAGCCATCATTTCAAGACTAGAAAGTTGTTCAGTGGCTTTCATTAAACCTATTTCAGCCGTCAATGCAGAACCTGCTCGACCAGCAAATAAAAGTGCGGTAACAACAGGCCCTAATTCTCGCAAAAGAGAAAGCGCCACAAGCTGCCCTAAACTTGTTTCAGCAGAAAAATCGACTAACACGACATAACCTTGTAGTCCTAATACCATTCCAATAAATAAGCCGGACAACAAAATAATGAGTAACGATTGGACACCTAAAACATG
This portion of the Haemophilus haemolyticus genome encodes:
- a CDS encoding amino acid ABC transporter permease; translation: MTLLNNLLASLPFMSAERADYVISSFWPMLEGAILYTIPLAVISFFCGLFIAVIVAVICTLPHPNFMTKLLQSICRAYISIIRGTPMLVQIFIIFYGLPEVGIKLEPFPTAIIAFSVNIGAYAAETVRASIIAIPKGQWEASYAIGMNYQQAFIRTIMPQALRISVPSLSNTFISTVKDTSLASLVWIAELFRVAQNITAENYEFILIYSEAALIYWVFCLVLSIGQMRLEKRLSRHL
- a CDS encoding amino acid ABC transporter substrate-binding protein, yielding MKKLLFTTALLSAGIAFSTFSHAGEIADRVEKTKTLLVGTEGTYAPFTFHGKDGKLTGFDVEIIEKVAEKLGLKIEFKETAWDGMYAGLNAKRFDVIANQTNPSPERLKKYDYSAPYNYSAGVIVTKENNNSIKTFSDLKGKKSAQSATSNWSKDARDNGAIIVTIDSLAQNLEAVKQERVDATVNDKLAVLDYFKKQPNAGLKIAVESDKKIPTGFAFLKGEEELIAKVNKALDELRQDGTLKQLSIKWFGDDITQ
- the murA gene encoding UDP-N-acetylglucosamine 1-carboxyvinyltransferase, with amino-acid sequence MEKFRVYGQSRLSGTVNISGAKNAALPILFAAILATEPVKLTNVPALKDIETTLKILRKLGVVVDRDETGAVLLDASNIDHFTAPYELVKTMRASIWALAPLVARFHQGQVSLPGGCSIGARPVDLHISGLEKLGADIVLEEGYVKAQVLDRLVGTRIVMEKVSVGATLSIMMAATLAKGTTVIENAAREPEIVDTADFLNKMGAKISGAGSDHITIEGVARLTGCEHSVVPDRIETGTFLIAAAISGGRVVCQNTKADTLDAVIDKLREAGAQVDVTENSITLDMLGNRPKAVNIRTAPHPGFPTDMQAQFTLLNMVAEGTSIITETIFENRFMHIPELIRMGGKAEIEGNTAVCHGVEQLSGAEVMATDLRASISLVLAGCIATGETVVDRIYHIDRGYEHIEDKLQGLGAKIERFSGSDEA
- a CDS encoding BolA family protein, which gives rise to MELQEIERILKDALNVEEVYAQGENAHFGVIVVSDEIAALSRVKQQQTIYAPLMAYFTTGEIHALTIKTYTTEKWKRDRALNQLN
- a CDS encoding STAS domain-containing protein, whose translation is MLNWDLKKNDDKIALLLSGELSRNTLLPMWQQRDVFLSANALDKKVVEWDLSGIQHIDSAGFAALCDFLQECQKLNKTVRLVYPPKQLLTLADLVGLSDWIANFTDLN
- the mlaC gene encoding phospholipid-binding protein MlaC codes for the protein MKFFQVKKWFAILTLVFTALFAAGTAMAETSPYILMQQASDKLFSDIQANQSQIKKNPNYLRTIVRNDLLPYVQVNYAGSLVLGSHFKSTTPEQREKFFKAFGDFIEQAYAQVLTAYSNQQIQIEPEKALGDKNLVNIRVNIIQVNGAAPIKLDFKWRKNSKTGEWQAYDMVAEGVSMVVTKQQEWSGILRQHGIDALTAQVQKSAAQPVTLSK
- the mlaD gene encoding outer membrane lipid asymmetry maintenance protein MlaD, giving the protein MRQTIKYEFWVGLFLLLGIGALVFLGLRVANVQGFGETKSYTVTATFDNIGGLKVRAPLKVGGVVIGRVSGITLDEKSYLPKVSIAINQEYNEIPENSSLSIKTSGLLGEQYIALTMGFDDGESAMLKEGSQIQDTKSAMVLEDLIGQFLYGDKKSDGNSEKTEPTGQ
- the mlaE gene encoding lipid asymmetry maintenance ABC transporter permease subunit MlaE, whose translation is MIVNFISAMGKQVIDFFRALGRAGFMLFGALIGKPQIRKHFPLLVKQMHVLGVQSLLIILLSGLFIGMVLGLQGYVVLVDFSAETSLGQLVALSLLRELGPVVTALLFAGRAGSALTAEIGLMKATEQLSSLEMMAVDPLRRVIAPRFWAGVISMPILSILFIAIGIWGGSLVGVDWKGVDSGSFWSVMQNSVSWSYDILNGFIKAIFFAVAVTWIALFNGYDCMPTSEGISQATTRTVVHASLVVLGLDFILTAIMFGAG